A genome region from Tolypothrix sp. PCC 7712 includes the following:
- the rsfS gene encoding ribosome silencing factor produces MSDSFQGEFPTPSVSLRKTAIASLQDPSEEASRKLAITVAEAASDRKAGDILLLRVADVSYLADYFVVMTGYSRVQVRAIAEAIEDQVSTELQRNPLRTAGKAEGSWVLQDYGEVIVHIMMPKEREFYNLEAFWSHAERLELPTADDGGVKPK; encoded by the coding sequence ATGTCTGATTCTTTCCAAGGAGAATTCCCAACGCCATCTGTATCTTTAAGAAAAACTGCGATCGCTAGTCTACAAGACCCCAGCGAAGAAGCGAGCAGAAAATTAGCAATAACCGTTGCCGAAGCAGCATCAGACCGCAAAGCTGGCGATATTCTACTGCTTAGGGTAGCAGATGTCTCTTACCTAGCAGATTATTTTGTAGTGATGACTGGCTATTCAAGAGTTCAAGTCAGAGCGATCGCAGAAGCCATTGAAGACCAAGTATCAACCGAACTGCAACGCAATCCCTTGCGGACAGCAGGTAAAGCAGAAGGAAGCTGGGTTTTGCAAGATTATGGCGAAGTGATCGTTCACATCATGATGCCCAAGGAGCGAGAGTTTTATAATTTAGAAGCATTCTGGTCTCATGCTGAACGTTTAGAACTGCCAACAGCCGATGACGGTGGGGTTAAGCCAAAATGA
- a CDS encoding group I intron-associated PD-(D/E)XK endonuclease, with protein MDTKLKGDIAEQATILHALKRGWGVLKPVGDRLPYDLAFDIEGTVLKIQVKYAWFDQPSGNYVVDNRRTKTNRRFMRREAYQPADFDFAIVYIEKLDIFYIFPVDVFIGYGSEIHLVETEKRQRKPRSAQYREAWELILQAVSKENCVCSPVSFGEAGF; from the coding sequence ATGGACACCAAGCTTAAAGGAGATATTGCAGAACAAGCAACTATTCTTCACGCCTTAAAGCGGGGTTGGGGAGTTTTAAAACCTGTAGGCGACAGGCTCCCTTACGATTTAGCTTTTGATATTGAAGGAACTGTACTCAAAATTCAAGTCAAATATGCTTGGTTTGATCAGCCTTCTGGAAATTATGTTGTAGATAATCGTCGCACTAAAACAAATCGCCGATTCATGCGAAGAGAGGCATATCAGCCAGCAGACTTTGATTTTGCCATAGTATATATAGAAAAACTTGATATATTCTATATCTTCCCAGTCGATGTGTTCATCGGTTATGGTAGCGAAATCCACCTTGTGGAAACTGAAAAACGACAGCGTAAACCTCGTTCTGCACAATATCGTGAAGCTTGGGAATTAATCTTACAAGCGGTAAGTAAAGAAAATTGTGTTTGTTCGCCTGTCTCATTCGGGGAAGCAGGGTTTTGA
- a CDS encoding CGLD27 family protein: MIKSSVSNCPVPTEQQPLNEYEELKTSWLFRDCALNWREHIKKMLWIWSLSWVVAGPVAAASFPPHKHFAQFILCGAAGASIGVILLLVRLYLGWYYVSDRLTSATVFYEESGWYDGQTWIKPEEVLNRDRLIATYEIKPILRRLQLTFASLAGMFVVGSIVWHLL, encoded by the coding sequence ATGATCAAATCCTCGGTTTCTAATTGCCCAGTTCCGACTGAACAACAACCACTCAACGAGTACGAAGAATTAAAAACATCTTGGCTATTTCGTGATTGTGCCTTAAATTGGCGCGAGCATATCAAAAAAATGCTGTGGATTTGGAGTTTATCGTGGGTGGTAGCTGGGCCAGTCGCAGCCGCCAGTTTTCCCCCACATAAGCATTTCGCCCAATTTATTCTTTGTGGTGCAGCGGGAGCAAGTATCGGCGTAATTCTCTTGTTAGTACGATTGTACTTAGGCTGGTATTACGTCAGCGATCGCCTAACCAGCGCCACAGTATTTTACGAAGAATCTGGGTGGTATGACGGTCAAACTTGGATCAAACCAGAGGAAGTCTTAAACCGCGATCGCTTAATTGCTACTTACGAAATCAAACCGATTCTTCGCCGCTTGCAACTGACCTTTGCTAGCTTGGCAGGAATGTTCGTTGTTGGTAGTATAGTTTGGCATTTGTTGTAA
- a CDS encoding DNA cytosine methyltransferase produces the protein MANYRTCIFSFFAGSGFLDLGFETSGFYIVYVNEIFPPFLAAYRYSREILNLPLPEYGYHQGEAADVTKLLEGLPAQLLGELVQDCRKSHNIVGFIGGPPCPDFSIGGKNKGHLGDNGKLSASYIELICNHLPDFFLFENVKGLWRTKKHRLFFESLKQKLQKAGYILTERLINAIEYGVPQDRERIILIGFRNSLRERDNLKISNFFPWKNYILYPQEEVFAYPWSQCTSFQEDSIITCPENIPQELTVEYWFRKNNVAQHPNAQHYFQPRAGITKFASIDEGDDSRKSFKRLHRWRYSPTACYGNNEVHLHPYKVRRISAAEALAIQSLPANFALPEDMSLTNMFKTIGNGVPYLASKALAETILNFLLISS, from the coding sequence ATGGCTAATTATCGTACTTGTATATTTTCCTTCTTTGCTGGCTCCGGGTTCCTCGATTTAGGATTTGAAACTAGCGGTTTTTATATTGTTTATGTCAATGAAATATTTCCGCCATTCCTTGCCGCATACCGTTATTCACGGGAAATTCTTAACCTACCATTGCCTGAATATGGGTATCATCAAGGTGAAGCCGCAGACGTAACTAAACTTTTAGAAGGATTACCCGCTCAACTTTTAGGTGAATTAGTCCAGGACTGCCGAAAATCTCATAATATTGTTGGCTTTATTGGCGGGCCTCCTTGTCCAGATTTTTCCATAGGCGGAAAAAATAAAGGTCATTTGGGAGATAATGGTAAACTTTCTGCATCTTATATTGAATTGATTTGTAATCATTTACCAGATTTCTTTTTATTTGAAAATGTCAAAGGTTTGTGGCGGACAAAAAAACATCGTTTATTTTTTGAATCGTTAAAGCAGAAATTACAAAAAGCTGGCTATATATTAACAGAACGCTTAATTAATGCTATTGAATATGGTGTGCCACAGGATAGAGAAAGAATTATTCTTATTGGCTTCCGAAATAGCTTAAGAGAACGCGATAATTTAAAAATTTCTAATTTCTTTCCGTGGAAAAATTATATTTTATATCCTCAAGAAGAAGTCTTTGCTTACCCTTGGAGTCAATGTACATCATTCCAAGAAGATTCTATAATTACTTGCCCGGAAAATATTCCTCAAGAACTCACAGTTGAATACTGGTTTAGAAAAAATAATGTGGCTCAACATCCCAATGCTCAACATTATTTTCAACCTAGAGCAGGAATCACAAAATTCGCTTCAATTGACGAGGGAGATGATTCTCGAAAGTCCTTCAAACGTTTACACAGATGGCGCTACTCGCCAACTGCTTGTTATGGCAATAATGAAGTACATTTGCATCCTTACAAAGTGAGAAGAATTTCTGCTGCTGAAGCCTTAGCAATTCAATCTTTACCTGCCAATTTTGCGCTTCCAGAGGATATGTCACTCACCAATATGTTTAAAACTATTGGTAATGGAGTACCATATTTGGCATCAAAAGCATTAGCTGAAACTATTCTTAACTTCTTATTAATTAGTAGCTAA
- a CDS encoding asparaginase — MTMGKRTQAAALEVRLLREGIIESRHIVQAVVCDERGRVLSVAGNSETAAFVRSALKPFQALAITSTGTLERYDLSDRDLAIITSSHKGSIEQVRQVFNILWRADLDPSALQCPIPEGKRSPLEYNCSGKHAGMLAVCQQRHWPLNNYLERKHPVQQLILSKVAELLRMPSEEFIGVHDDCGAPTYLMQLGQMGSLYALLASGKTLDMERIVRAMTHHPTMVAGDGEFDTELMRLTPGELVSKAGAEGVQCIGRLGEGMGLAIKVMDGAKRAKYAVAIHLLQQMGWITPSVAESLAEKFMILGKYKRLEVVGELSLL, encoded by the coding sequence ATGACAATGGGAAAACGAACTCAAGCCGCAGCCTTAGAAGTGAGGTTGCTACGGGAAGGAATCATTGAATCGCGGCATATAGTCCAGGCTGTTGTATGCGACGAACGAGGGCGGGTTTTATCCGTAGCTGGGAATTCGGAAACGGCTGCATTTGTCCGTTCCGCACTGAAACCATTTCAGGCACTCGCTATTACATCTACTGGTACGCTAGAACGATACGACCTCAGCGATCGCGATTTAGCGATTATCACTAGCTCCCACAAAGGTAGCATAGAGCAGGTAAGACAGGTATTTAACATTCTTTGGCGGGCCGATCTAGACCCCAGCGCACTCCAATGCCCGATTCCTGAAGGTAAGCGGAGTCCTCTAGAATACAATTGCTCTGGTAAACACGCGGGAATGCTAGCGGTTTGTCAACAACGACATTGGCCTTTAAATAACTACTTAGAACGCAAACACCCAGTCCAACAGTTAATTCTTAGCAAGGTAGCAGAATTACTGCGAATGCCATCAGAAGAATTTATCGGTGTTCATGATGACTGTGGCGCACCAACTTATTTGATGCAACTTGGTCAGATGGGTTCGCTGTATGCCTTGCTCGCTTCTGGTAAAACTTTGGATATGGAGCGCATTGTCCGGGCCATGACTCATCATCCCACAATGGTAGCTGGTGATGGTGAATTTGATACGGAACTCATGCGCTTAACCCCTGGAGAATTGGTAAGCAAAGCTGGTGCCGAAGGAGTACAGTGCATCGGTAGGTTAGGGGAAGGCATGGGATTGGCAATTAAAGTTATGGATGGAGCAAAGCGAGCAAAATACGCAGTTGCTATTCATTTACTTCAACAAATGGGCTGGATTACCCCCAGCGTTGCCGAAAGCCTAGCTGAAAAGTTTATGATTTTGGGAAAATACAAGCGTTTAGAAGTTGTGGGAGAATTATCGCTTTTATAG
- a CDS encoding YcjF family protein — translation MVVKLQRPILVGGLGLSFSLWMLDSWQDSIVQVGEFGLLSALAVGGGLWLLQQNRPKASVEQLDIMLVERADVENAIAKAEVVINQLAQESEQHPAIGNLRTQVNQLLLDLDRQELKLAVTGGKSVGKTTLIEVLKSSWQSQIKQKVSFQETAPLYIQAGNKSDTDVLAEVETSDFILFLTNGDLTDSEFQTLQQLKAANQPVLLVFNKQDQYLPDERASILLSLKQRTQGNLVATAASPIPIKVRKHEADGAVQEWLEQPAADIQSLTQQLGEILAQQAQKLAWTTTIRKANLLKAEAKTWLNNIRRDRATPAIEQYQWIAAAAAFANPVPALDVLATAAINAQMVMDLGNIYQQKFSLEQAQTVAGTMGSLMLKLGLVELSTKAVSTVLKSNVVTFVAGGVVQGVSAAYLTRVAGLSLIEYFQQQEIALDSGNNLNLEKLRQTLQNVFQQNQQMAFLQGFVKQGVKRLLPEVAVEKAVG, via the coding sequence ATAGTTGTGAAGTTGCAACGACCAATTTTAGTAGGAGGATTGGGACTGTCGTTTTCTCTGTGGATGTTAGACAGTTGGCAAGATTCCATAGTGCAGGTAGGAGAATTTGGTTTACTGAGTGCTTTGGCAGTCGGCGGTGGTTTGTGGTTATTGCAGCAAAATCGCCCGAAAGCTAGTGTAGAGCAGCTTGATATCATGCTTGTAGAACGAGCAGATGTAGAAAATGCGATCGCTAAAGCAGAAGTCGTAATTAACCAACTGGCACAAGAATCAGAACAACATCCAGCCATAGGGAACTTACGAACACAAGTTAACCAATTACTCTTAGATTTAGATAGGCAAGAACTTAAACTAGCTGTTACTGGTGGGAAATCTGTCGGTAAAACTACCTTAATTGAGGTTTTAAAATCTAGCTGGCAATCCCAAATCAAGCAAAAAGTCAGCTTCCAAGAGACAGCACCTTTATATATTCAAGCTGGTAACAAATCAGATACAGATGTTTTGGCAGAAGTGGAAACATCTGATTTTATCCTCTTCCTGACTAACGGTGATTTAACCGATTCAGAATTTCAAACTTTACAGCAGCTAAAAGCTGCAAATCAACCTGTTTTGTTGGTTTTCAACAAGCAAGACCAGTATTTACCTGATGAACGTGCTAGCATCTTGCTGTCACTGAAACAACGGACACAAGGAAATTTAGTTGCAACAGCCGCCTCTCCCATTCCCATTAAAGTCCGGAAACATGAAGCTGATGGTGCTGTACAAGAATGGTTAGAACAACCAGCAGCAGATATCCAGTCTTTGACACAGCAACTAGGAGAGATTTTAGCCCAGCAAGCACAGAAGTTAGCCTGGACAACAACTATTAGAAAAGCTAACTTGCTGAAAGCTGAAGCAAAAACCTGGTTAAATAACATTAGACGCGATCGCGCTACCCCAGCTATCGAACAATATCAATGGATAGCTGCGGCTGCTGCTTTTGCTAATCCAGTCCCTGCACTTGATGTTTTAGCAACTGCGGCGATTAATGCTCAAATGGTCATGGATTTGGGTAATATCTATCAGCAGAAATTTTCTTTAGAACAGGCGCAAACTGTCGCTGGAACGATGGGAAGTTTAATGCTGAAGCTGGGTTTAGTCGAACTTTCTACAAAAGCTGTGAGTACTGTTCTCAAAAGTAACGTCGTCACCTTTGTCGCTGGTGGCGTGGTACAGGGAGTTAGTGCAGCTTATCTCACCAGAGTTGCTGGCTTAAGTTTAATAGAGTATTTCCAACAACAAGAAATAGCTCTAGATTCTGGCAATAACCTGAATTTGGAAAAATTGCGGCAAACTTTACAAAATGTCTTCCAGCAAAATCAGCAGATGGCTTTTCTGCAAGGTTTTGTTAAGCAAGGTGTTAAGCGCTTGTTACCAGAAGTTGCTGTTGAGAAGGCTGTGGGATAA